In the genome of Vicia villosa cultivar HV-30 ecotype Madison, WI unplaced genomic scaffold, Vvil1.0 ctg.002073F_1_1, whole genome shotgun sequence, one region contains:
- the LOC131637688 gene encoding uncharacterized protein LOC131637688 produces the protein MDKGGLGLKNIEAFNSALLIKWKWRIIKGEQAKWKEVLSARYGNIQLLIQKGKEARCNSAVSTWWSDLTKAENRHSGKDFLSGCIFKLGNGSAVSFWKAAWLKEYSLQSIYPNLYDLSTKKYMSVAEAGKEVEEHGLWGDFGIVHPLNLSETVSLEDLKSSLQDVSLSSERLDSVLWRNFPAEGYSVKEGYGLCHVTPEVNDRVGEAAQLKVFERLWRIKIPFRTKAFGWRCLWNRIATKDMLAKRGIVSIASDISCCFCFRYEESIQHILLSCPLAKKICEDVGEWLRVTAVTELSLSHSFNFWFEFFSSKKVKAGKEGFMWLVVCWNIWNARNEIIFKNQTVSLSDLRWDIKIKAWKWLTVGDITHTNSNFYNFCKDPISCLT, from the coding sequence ATGGATAAAGGCGGTCTGGGCTTGAAAAATATTGAAGCTTTTAATTCTGCTTTGTTGAtaaaatggaagtggaggataATCAAAGGAGAACAAGCCAAATGGAAAGAAGTGCTATCAGCAAGATATGGGAATATTCAGCTGTTAATTCAGAAAGGCAAGGAGGCGAGATGCAACAGCGCAGTTTCAACATGGTGGAGTGACTTAACAAAGGCGGAAAATCGACACAGTGGTAAGGATTTTCTGAGCGGCTGCATCTTTAAGTTGGGGAATGGTTCTGCAGTATCCTTTTGGAAGGCGGCCTGGTTAAAAGAATACTCTTTGCAATCTATTTATCCAAACTTGTATGATCTTAGCACTAAGAAATATATGAGTGTTGCTGAAGCAGGGAAGGAAGTAGAAGAGCACGGGCTTTGGGGAGATTTCGGAATAGTGCATCCTTTGAATTTATCTGAAACTGTTAGTCTGGAAGATTTAAAGAGTTCTTTGCAGGATGTCTCCTTAAGCAGTGAGAGGTTGGATAGCGTCTTGTGGAGGAATTTCCCGGCGGAAGGCTATTCCGTTAAGGAAGGCTACGGTCTCTGCCACGTTACGCCGGAGGTAAACGATAGAGTAGGGGAGGCAGCCCAGCTGAAGGTTTTCGAAAGATTGTGGAGGATTAAAATTCCTTTTAGAACCAAAGCATTTGGATGGAGGTGTTTGTGGAACAGAATTGCAACAAAAGATATGCTGGCAAAAAGAGGCATAGTGAGCATCGCGTCTGATATTTCCTGTTGTTTTTGTTTTCGGTATGAGGAATCCATTCAGCACATCTTACTGTCTTGTCCTTTGGCGAAAAAGATATGCGAAGACGTCGGAGAGTGGTTAAGAGTTACAGCGGTTACCGAACTCTCTTTAAGCCATAGTTTTAATTTCTGGTTTGAGTTTTTCAGCAGCAAGAAAGTGAAAGCTGGAAAGGAAGGTTTCATGTGGTTGGTTGTTTGTTGGAATATTTGGAACGCTCGCAACGAGATTATTTTTAAGAACCAGACTGTTTCGTTGTCGGACTTACGGTGGGACATCAAGATCAAAGCTTGGAAATGGCTTACGGTGGGGGATATTACTCATACCAATAGTAATTTCTACAACTTTTGTAAAGACCCCATTTCCTGTCTTACTTAA
- the LOC131637686 gene encoding pectinesterase inhibitor 9-like, protein MAQKHILISIAIFLSLLLDFSLAKHNSQTITYIKSSCNGTLYPNLCIRCLNKFSHSTINGPQHLAQLALSVSLSRAQQTRVYLLNVAKELTTIEDNNKKMYLTVQDCVNQINDSVDQLTQAIKELKKLNQFNTIINDKVLWHISNVETWVSTALTDASSCVQSFPGHRMSKKVAAIKVRAKNVAEVTSNALALFQSYASRYKLASAGIIKKP, encoded by the coding sequence ATGGCACAAAAACATATTCTCATATCAATAGCTATTTTTCTCTCACTACTCTTAGACTTCTCCTTGGCCAAACATAACTCTCAAACAATAACCTACATAAAGTCCTCTTGCAATGGTACCCTTTACCCTAATCTATGCATTCGTTGTCTTAACAAATTTTCACATTCAACCATAAATGGTCCTCAACACTTAGCCCAACTTGCCTTATCCGTAAGCCTCTCCAGAGCCCAACAAACACGAGTATATCTTTTAAATGTAGCCAAAGAACTCACGACAATTGAAGATAACAACAAAAAGATGTATCTTACCGTGCAAGATTGTGTGAATCAAATCAATGATAGCGTTGATCAACTTACCCAAGCCATCAAAGAACTTAAAAAGTTGAACCAATTTAACACCATCATAAATGATAAAGTGTTGTGGCACATAAGTAATGTGGAAACATGGGTTAGCACTGCGTTAACAGATGCTAGTAGTTGTGTGCAATCGTTCCCCGGTCATAGAATGAGTAAAAAGGTTGCGGCGATTAAGGTTAGGGCAAAGAATGTTGCAGAAGTTACTAGTAATGCACTTGCTTTGTTTCAGAGTTATGCTTCTAGGTACAAACTTGCATCAGCTGGAATAATCAAGAAGCCTTGA
- the LOC131637700 gene encoding pectinesterase inhibitor 9-like, translated as MAQKHILISLAIFLSLLLESSLAKHNSQTITYIKSSCNGTLYPNLCIRCLNKFSHSTINGPQHLAQLALSVSLSRALQTRVYLLNVAKELTTIDDNNKRMYLTVQDCVNQINDSVDQLTQAIKELKKLNQFNTIINDKVLWHISNVETWVSTALTDASSCVQSFPGHRMSNRVATIKVRAKNVAEVTSNALALFQSYASRYKLAAAGTTKKP; from the coding sequence ATGGCACAAAAACATATCCTCATATCACTAGCTATTTTTCTCTCGCTCCTCTTAGAGTCTTCCTTGGCCAAGCATAACTCTCAAACAATAACTTACATAAAGTCATCTTGCAATGGAACTCTCTATCCTAATCTATGCATTCGTTGTCTTAACAAATTCTCACATTCAACCATAAATGGTCCTCAACACTTAGCCCAACTTGCCTTATCCGTAAGTCTCTCTAGAGCCCTACAAACAAGAGTATACCTTTTAAATGTAGCCAAAGAACTCACGACAAttgatgataacaacaaaagGATGTATCTAACCGTGCAAGATTGTGTGAATCAAATCAATGATAGCGTTGATCAACTTACCCAAGCCATCAAAGAACTTAAAAAGTTGAACCAATTTAACACCATCATCAATGATAAAGTGTTGTGGCACATAAGTAATGTTGAGACATGGGTTAGTACTGCCTTGACAGATGCTAGTAGCTGTGTGCAATCGTTCCCCGGTCATAGAATGAGTAACAGGGTTGCGACAATAAAGGTTAGGGCAAAGAATGTTGCAGAAGTTACTAGTAATGCACTTGCTTTGTTTCAGAGTTATGCTTCTAGGTACAAACTTGCAGCAGCTGGAACAACCAAGAAGCCTTGA